The segment TGGATTGCAGGGGGTATAGGAGTAACGCCGTTTCTTAGCATGTTAAAGCACGATAAATTATCTAATAATAAAATTGATTTCATATGGGCATGTAAAAATGAGAAAGATGTAATCTACGATAAAGAAATAAAAGATATTTTAAGAAATAAAAATAATATCGACTATAGGGTATGGCTTTCAAGTGAATCTGGAAGAATCTCTGCAGAGGATATAATCCAGTTATGTGATTCAAAAGAAACAATTTCTAATAAATTGATTTTCATATGTGGCCCCAATCAGATGATGATGGAACTTGCAGACCAATTTATTAAATTAGGAGTTAAACCGAGAGATATAATCTTCGAAGATTTCAACCTAATTTAGTGATCCTATGATTACTTTCAAAGAATTAAAAGAAAAGACGAAAAGCATTGAAACGGATATATACGCCCTCTATAAAGCATACCGGGATCCTAGAGTCCCATGGTATGTAAAAATAATAATCTTATTCCTATTAGGATATTTTATTAGCCCAATTGATCTAATTCCGGACTTTATACCGGTTATAGGATATATTGATGATATTTTAATTATTTCACTTACAATATACCTTATAATTAAATTGATCCCCGCTGAAGTTTTTCAGGATTGTAGAAATAAAGCTATATGCGAGCCTATAAGTGTAAAATCAAAATGGATTGTTACATTTTCTATTGTTATAATATGGTTCATTGCTATTTACCTAGTCTTAAGATTCTTATTCCCCTCTTTTTTAGCTTAATTATTCAAAGGCCAAAGTGCATTGTTTGCAAAAAGTGCCAGCACATGCTGGATTATCAAATTTCCATTTTAATCCCCAAGCTTTTACCTCTTGGATTATATGGATAAAATCTTCTCCGCTTTCCGTTAGAGAATATTCACATTTAATTGGAACGGTAGAATTATCTATTTTTTTTAGTATAAGCCCTTCAACTTCTAATTCAGAAAGGCGCAATGAAAGGATTTTTGGAGTTATTCCATTCAATCCTTTTTTTAATTCATTGAATCTCTTTTCCTTAGTTTCACCCTTATATAACTCCAACAAAATTAGAAGAGACCACTTTTTCCCGACAATATCGAGGGTATTGTATATGGTACAGTCTGTCATAGTATCAAATTAGAAACTTACTAGTTTATATAGGTATCTATTATATACTTAGTATAGAAAAGATATTGGTGATAAAATGGTCAAAAGAGAAATAATTAACATTGACGAAGAGAGATGTAATGGATGTGGATTATGCGTTCCTAACTGCCCAGAAGGTGCACTTCAAATAATAGATGGAAAGGCTAGACTAGTGAGTGACTTGTTCTGTGATGGACTCGGGGCCTGTATTGGAAATTGCCCAGAAGGCGCAATTTTTGTTGAAGAAAGAGAAGCTGAAGAGTACGATGAAGGAAAAGTAATGGAGAATATAGTTAAACAGGGTAAGAATACTATCAAAGCACATCTCCAACATCTGAAAGACCACGGTGCAGATAAGTATCTAAAACAGGCAAAAGATTTCCTTCAAGAGAGGGGAATAGAGGATCCAACGAAGGAGAGTATACATGCACATGGCGCATCTTGTCCCGGTTCTAGAATTATGGAGTTTTCAAAAGAAGAAAAAAGCGTAACTGAAGAAGGAAAAAGGTCTTCCCAACTTAGGCAGTGGCCAATTCAACTTCATTTACTATCGCCAAATGCACCATATTTCATTGGAAAAGATGTATTGCTTGCTGCAGATTGTACCGCATTCTCAATAGGGGACTTCCACAAGGATTTTCTTAAAGGTAAGACTTTAGCAATAGCGTGTCCAAAACTAGACTCTGGCCGAGACATATATGTTGAGAAAATAAGGAAGATGATAGACGAGGCAAAAATTAATACCTTAACAGTATTAGTAATGGAGGTGCCTTGTTGCTCTGGCCTTCTTCAGATAGCTAAGAAAGCTTTAGACAGTGCAACTAGAAAAATTCCAATAAAATTGATTGTTGTAGGGATTAAAGGAGAAATAATAAAAGAGGAGTGGATATAATGGAAAAAGGATTTTGGAAAGATTTGAATAAAACTATGCAGTTCCCAACAGAAGGGATTTTTAGTACCGTATTGGCCTTGTCAAAAACGTATAACTATACCTTAATGTGCCTTTCAGCAGGTACTAGTATAGACACCCATACTTCAACTAAAACAGGAATTGTACACGTTCTAAAAGGAACAGGTACTTTTAAACTTGAAGATGAAGATATTGAAATGGCCCCCGGAGTATTTATTTTCATGCCTAAAAATGCACCGCATTCTCTTAAAGCAAAAGATGATCTAGCAATACTATTGGGACTAACGGATTAATTATATTTCTTTTTTTAAGAAAATTATATATAATACAAAAGAGTAAGGTAATTTTGTGAGGAATAATTATGGAAGGCGATAGAGTATCCTACCACGAATCTGTAAAAAAAATGTATGAGAAGATTAAAGATGATAAAATTACAAATATTTGGAATCGGTACGAAGCTCAAGGATTTGGAGGTGACCCAGACAAAAGATGTCCCTTCTGCCAAGGTGGAGTTAGATGCGATCTTTGTTCTAATGGCCCATGCCGTTCTGATGCATCCATAGATAAACGGGGAGTATGTGGGATAACTGCAGACGGGATGGCAATGAGGATGATGCTTTTGAGAAATGTTTTGGGGACATCAACTTACCAATATCATACTGAACAAACAATCAAAACACTAAGGGCAACTGCTAAAGGTGAAACACCTTTCCAAATCAAAGAGCCATCAAAATTGAAATCTTTTGCTGAAAGACTTGGCATAGATACAAGTGGGAGTATTAATGAGATTGCATTAAGTTTTTGTGATTTTGTTGAAGAGGACTTTAATAGAAAATATTCCGAACCGAGTCAAATTGTAGAGATTTTAGCCCCTAAAGAGAGAAAAGAGTCATGGAAAAAGCTTGGCATATTTCCAGGTGGAGTGCATGGGGAGATTATGTTTTCAACAAGCTCTTGCTTGACAAATGTAGATGGGTATTATGTAAGTTTGGCATTGAAAGCAATGAGAATTGGAATCGCTATGGCGTATCAAAGCCAAATAGTAAACGAGTTTACACAGGACATTCTCTTTGGGATTCCAAGACCCCATAAAATGAGGGTTGATTTAGGAGTACTGGATCCAGACTATGTTAATGTTTTACCCAACGGCCATGAACCTTTTTTGGGATTTGCAATGATCCAGCTTGCTAGAAAAGATGAATGGCAAAAGAAGGCCAAAGAAGTAGGCGCCAAAGGCCTTAGGATAATTGCAAATATAGAAACAGGTCAAGAGATAATCCAAAGGTGGGAAATGGATGATGTATTTTATGGATTCACAGGCAACTGGATAATGCAAGAAGCTATAATGGCAAGCGGATGTATAGATATTTTCGTGGCAGATATGAACTGTTCTATGCCAATTGACCCAATATATGCAGAGAAATACAAATTCAAATTAGTCCCTGCAAGTGAGCTAGTTGCATTTGAAGGTATTAATGAAAGAGTGGATTATCTACCTAAAGAAGCAGAGAAACAAGCTGCATCACTTTTACAAATGGCAATTGATAATTTCAAAGACAGAAGAAAATCAATTGATCCTGTTGTCGGACTACCAATGAAAGAAGCGATAGTTGGATTTTCAACTGAGAGTATAGTTGAAGCTCTAGGAGGAACAATTGAGCCACTTCTTAATGCAATAAAAGATGGAACAATAAGAGGGGTAGCAGGGATGGTTTCTTGCACTTCTTTGAGGGATTCTGGCCAAGATGTACACACAATAAATATGGTAAAAGAACTGATAAAGAGAGATATACTTGTACTTTCTCTTGGATGTGGAAACGGTGCTGTGCAAGTTGGGGGGCTATGCAGTTTAGATGCAAAAGATATGGCAGGCCCAGGATTAAAGAAATTGTGTGCTCTCTTGAACATACCTCCAGTATTGAGCTATGGAACATGCACCGATACTGGAAGGCTTGCAGATTTACTTGGAGTAATATCAAAAGCTCTAGGAGACGTACCTGTGACAGATTTGCCTGTTGCAGCAGTTGCACCGGAGTATATGGAGCAAAAAGCTACAATAGATGCTGTATTTGCACTTGCATTTGGATTGTATACTTATGTCAATCCAGTTCCTCCTGTAACTGGTGGACCAAATCTAGTTAAACTTCTGACTGTTGATTGCAAAGACATTACAGGTGGGGTATTAAACGTTGAGAAAGATCCGGTAAAAGCGTCAGATGGTATTCTTTCACATATCGAATCAAAGAGAAAGAAACTAGGAATTTAATCACATAACACTAAATTTTTTATATTTAATTATCCTTTATTTTTCGGATGCAAAATAATATTAATCCTAGTCCAGTGACAAAAACTCTAAAAACATCATCTAGAACTCGGTCTCTCAGAAGAAAAAATACTGAGGGGAGAAGAGACTTATGGCTAATAAAACAACTTGATCAGTATGAAATCAATTTTTCTCAAAGTGATATTGATGAAATTAAGAAGAGAGTTTTTTTAGTTCAAGAAAATATAGTTCCAATACAGAGACTACTTCTTAGATATCCAGACAGGTGGCCAAAAATTAATAATACTCTTGAACTTTTTAGAGAGAAAGCAAAAACTGACTGGGAAAAAAGAAAAGATGAAATGGACTATCATAATATTTCTGATAAAGAAAGGGAATATCTGAAAAGATCTTTGATGCATACAAATCTCAAACTTTCCAAACTTAAAGTTCCATTGCCATCCCCTATATTTAACGCCATTTATAGATTCATAGAAAATAAAGATTATGAATATCTTTTAGATAAAAAATCTATATCTTATCTTTTAACACTTACAGAAAAAGAGGATCCTCCCCCTAACTGGGACAAGAAACTTTATGGATTTTTGAAGAAGCATTTAAGAAAAGAAATTATGAGATAGATATATTTTAGAATATCTTCCTAATCATACTTCGAAAGCCTTCTTCTCTTAGCCTCAAAACTTTCATTGCAGGAAGTCATTACATGGTCTTTATAATATGCCCTAAGTTTATCTAAATCTTTCTTCTTTTGTTCTATCTTTTCCTTTAGTAAAGGGTCTTGTCTTGAAAGATATTCATTTTTGAGAGAGATAAGTTCTTTTTCTACATCTTTTATTTTCTGTAAAGTATCTGATGTGAGCCTATCTGACTTCATTTTTTTCACCCATCCCATAAAATATAAATATTAAATTAATTAGTGTTTTATTTGATTTAAGTTTTATCTATTATATCTCATCCATGCATTGGCTAGTTTCATGCCTGTCTTTAAGATGTTCTCTATGTCATCATTTGAGGCACTAGTTCTTGAATTTTTTTGCATACCTGCACCGAGCAGTTGACTTAAAATATCACTTGATTCGTTAGCTTTGGAACTCTTATTTGGAATTTGTGCCCCGGCATCCAATAGGTCCATTAGGATATCACTAGATGCATTTGTCCTAGAATCTCCTTGCATCAATGTTTCCAATATTTCATTTAAAGCATCGCTTGATGCGTTAGCCCTTGAACTTTTAGTAGACATATCTAATCCTGCGTTAATTAGTTCGCCAAGTATATTTTCTTTTGATGCGTTAGACCCAAATTTTTGGATTGCCATCTGTATACCAATTCTTATTAATTGGCTTAGTATCATATCTTTCAATGTTTTTGTTTTGACTTCTTCTCTATCCCTTGCATATGAGATAGTATTTGACGAAGCATTGTCTATAATAGCTTGTATTCCTTTATCATTCAGTAAGCCGGCCTCACTTGCAGCAGCCATAATTGAAGATATTAATTTTTCAGTATCAAATTCTTCTTTTTTTCCACTGCTTCTAATTACGTATGTCATAAGCATATGTTTCTATTTCAGAACATATAAAATTAACTGAATTGATTCGATTTTTATAAAATCTAGGTCTTTATTGCATTATATCTTAAAAAAGCAAAACTTTATAAGTAACACGAATTTTAAAACAGTAACACTATAAGGAGGTGTAATTATTATCGATAAAAGAATAAGTATAGTATTAATATCAATATTTTGTATTTCCTTAATGGTAGGGTGTATCAATCAAGGCACTTCTACCGACACAGTTTCAAAAGGCAATACAGTAAAAATAGGAAGCCCAAATACTATAAAGGCCGCAAATTTTTTTGATACTAATCTTGGAATCTTCATGAAAGTATCTAATTTGACGCTAACTAAAATGGACGAAAATGGAAAAATAGTTGGAAACATGGCGACAAAATACGAGGCATCAAATAATGACAAAACTTGGAAGTTTTATATTGATCCTGAGTTATATTGGAGCGATGGGAAAAAAGTAACTCCTGAGGATGTTAAATTTTCTATAGAGTATTACGCAAATAAAATACCGTATGCAGGATGGATTAAACAGCGTGTTGAATCAGTTACAGTAATTCCTGAAGATAATGCCGTGGAAATTATATTCAAAGAACCTTATACAAGAACAAATCTAGAATTTGCAACTTATAACATACTTCCAAAACATGTCTGGGAATCAATCCAAGACCCAATTAACTATGTTCAAGCTGACAACTATGTTGGATGCGGTCCGTATTATGTATCTAACGTAAATCTTGATTCTCAAATAGTAACTTTGAAGAAAAATCCATACTGGAAAGGAAAACAGTCCATAGTAGACACAATTGAAGTCCACATGTATAAGACCAACGACACACTAGCGCTTGACCTTGAAAATGGGAATTTAGATGTTTACTACAAATATGCTGGAAGTTATCCATATTCTAATATACAGAAATTGACCGACACAGGCAAATATGACATTATCCAAAAAATGAATGTTGGCTTAGTATTTCTCGGGATGAATTTACAAAGACAACCAATGTCTGACCTAGAATTTAGAAATGCAATATCCTATGCTATTAACTATGAAGAAATTGTTAAAATTGAGGCATTGGGGTATGGCTCAGCACCAAACAGAGGATTTGTTCCCCCAACAATGGAATTTTATAAAGAAACACCCAAATTAGAATACAATGTTGAAAAAGCTAAGCAATTACTCAGTGAAGCAGGCTACAAAGACAATAATGGAAATGGAATAATTGAAACAGCTGATGGCAAAGATATTAAGATTATAATGCTTATCCGTTCAGACTATATCCGTTCTGGAGAATTAGTTCAGGACTACCTAAAAGAAGTTGGGATTGACGTAACTATAAAGTCAGTTGACACAAGCACATGGATATCCTTAAAAGACAAGTATTACTATGACCTCACCATAACAAGGACAACACCTTGGGGGATGTTAATGCACGCACAGTGGGGAACAGGATACTTTGATTCAAGAAGAACCGGGGAAGGCGTTCTACACAATCTTGACGATCCAGAATTTCTTAAAATATGCGATAATATACTATCCACAACAGACGCTGCGAAAATGCAAACATATGCTTATCAAGTACAGGACTACTACTCAGAGAATCTACCTGGTATAGCCCTTTACTGGAATGAAAACATCACACCATACAGCAAAAAATACAGTGGCTGGTATGTAGATCCATTATATGGAATATACAATACTGACACATTTTTAAATCTTCAGAAGGCATCATAATGAATTGGTCAGAAGAATGGAATAGTTCAATTAAGCAATCAAGCTATCTAAAGATACTAAATGAGAAAGGTATCTCTAACAATGACTTTTGGGAACAATTGAGCTATTATGATGAATTCATGGCTTATTCAAGATATCCTGGTAAAATATTGGAAAGGATATCTTTTTTTCTTTCTTCTAAAGATACTATACTGGATATCGGTGCCGGAACGGGTGCGTTTACAATACCTCTATCAGAGTTATCAAATAAAATTCTAGCTTTAGATCCGTCTCCACATCAACTAAAAATATTAAAAGACAAGGCAAAAACAGCTAAACGTAATAATATTCTATATTTAGAAAAAGAATGGAAAGATGCTTCAAAAGAAGAACTTTCTGGTATAGATTATTCAATTGCCGCCTACAGTTTTTTTGAGGATGACATATGTTCTTTTCTTGAAAAAGCTATTTCTGTTTCTTCAAAGGGCATATTTTTTGTATTTAGAGCCGGTAGGGGAGATCCCTTAAGAGAATTTGTATATGATACAAAAAATTCTGTTGATTTTTTACATCTTTACAATATACTATATGAAATGGGTTATATTTTTAATGTCGAAATATTTACTTCAGAGTATATTCTTCCATTATCGTTTGTATATAGGTCTTATCCCTATACGAACAAGACAGAAGATGAAATATTTAATTATCTTAAAAATAACGGTAGAATAACAAATGAATCTAATTCATATCAAGTCCTATGCCAAAGAAAAGATGCTTTGCTATATCTAATAAAATAGTAACGTAAGGGATTAAATGAAAATGCGATCAAAAAAAGTAGCACGATACTTAATTGCACTTTTCGTGATTTTTTCTCTAAATTTCATTATCCCTAGATTGATGCCGGGAGATCCAATTACAAATCTCTTAGGTGAAGATTATGTAATGACTGAAGAATCAATGCAAGAACTAAGAGAAAAAATGGGTCTTGATAAATCCCTTCCTTTACAATATCTTGATTATTGGAATGATGTCTTTAGATTTGATTTTGGATATTCTTATCATTTTAAAGCTCCAGTAACATCTATTATTTTATCAAGGATGAAGTGGACATTATTGCTCCTTATACCTTCAATATTATTTGGTGCAATAATTGGTTCTTTGATGGGATCTTTTTCAGGATTTAAATCATCTTCAAAATCCTTTAAATCACTTACATTAATCGAACTGGCATTTTATTCCACCCCTACTTTCTTCTTATCTCTTTTATTCTTGTATCTATTTTCTTTTAAATTGGGATTGTTTCCAATCAAGGGATTTTACTCAACAGGCGGATTGATTAATATACTGCATCATTTCTTCCTTCCTATAACTATAATGACATTGTTTCTTACTTCAAGAAATTATATGATTATGAGGGGCAGTGTAATTCAAGAAAAATCTAAACTATATGTTGTGTATGCAAAAGCAAAAGGATTATCCGATAGTCAAGTTTTGTTTAGGCACATTTTTAAAAATGCATCTCTGCCTCTTCTGACGCTTCTTGCCCTTGATTTCGGATTTATTTTGAGTGGAGCACTCTTTATTGAAATTATTTTTTCTATGAATGGGATGGGGAATCTTATCTATGATGCTTTACTTTCGAGGGATTATCCAATTCTATATGGTTCTTTCATGATTATTAGCATCATGGTTGTTTTGGCAAATGCTTTCGTTGATATTCTTTACAGCATAATAGATCAAAGGGTGGGTGATTCACTATAACGCATCACATAGAGGAAACTAAAAAGTTTGCAACTAATAAGTTAAATCTCAATATTTTAGGGATAGCTATATTTGTATCGTTTCTTTTCATAGCGATAGCAGCAGGTATAATATCCCCTTACAATCCTTGGGATAGATTTGAACCATATCTTTCTCCCACACAATCCCATATTCTTGGAACTAATGATATAGGAAACGATATCTCTTCAGAACTATTATATGGGGCACGAGTCAGTTTGATCGTAGGATTTGGAGCTTCTATAATAGCTACTTTTTTTGGGATTCTTATCGGTCTTGTATCTGGATATTATAGGGGATTGATTGATGAAATCCTTATGGCTATAACTGACATATATTTAATGATTCCAAGAATACCTCTTATTATCATTTTGGCAGCATTAATGAGGCCAAGCTTTTGGATAATAATGTTATTAATAGGATTTCTATGGTGGCCCACCACTGCAAGAGTTGTAAGATCATCAACCTTGCAGATAAGAGACGCTTCATTTATTTTGAGTGCTAAGTCTTTAGGTTTTAAAGATAGACATATAATTTTCTCAGATATTTTACCGAATATAATTCATATTATAATTCCAAAATTCATGCTGACTATAGCATCTGCAATGTTTTCAGAAGCATCAATATCTTTCTTAGGGTTAGGAGATCCAACTATGAAAAGTTGGGGGATGATGCTAAACTTTGCTTTTATGAAAGGAGGACTTATCAATGAAATGTGGTGGTGGTATCTACCTCCAGGTCTATGTATAGTTGGAGTAGTATTTTCGCTAATGCTAATAGGCTTCTCTCTTGAAGAAAAGGAGAATATTGTGATGGGTCTCGAGTGATAAAATGAAGATACTTGAAATTGATTCTTTGAATGTGGAATTTACCACTCCAATTGGGCCGGTCTATGCAGTAAACAATGCTTCATTCGCCATAAATAGTAATGAAACACTTGCATTAGTGGGAGAAACAGGATGTGGAAAATCTGTAATAGCAAATACTATAATGAGGTTATTACCTCAAAATTCAAAAGTATCTGGAAGAATATTATTCAAAGGCAATAATATTCTAAATGCTACTGACATCGAAATAGAGAGAATAAGGCAACAAGAAATTGCCATAGTAT is part of the Methanofastidiosum sp. genome and harbors:
- a CDS encoding ABC transporter substrate-binding protein — encoded protein: MVGCINQGTSTDTVSKGNTVKIGSPNTIKAANFFDTNLGIFMKVSNLTLTKMDENGKIVGNMATKYEASNNDKTWKFYIDPELYWSDGKKVTPEDVKFSIEYYANKIPYAGWIKQRVESVTVIPEDNAVEIIFKEPYTRTNLEFATYNILPKHVWESIQDPINYVQADNYVGCGPYYVSNVNLDSQIVTLKKNPYWKGKQSIVDTIEVHMYKTNDTLALDLENGNLDVYYKYAGSYPYSNIQKLTDTGKYDIIQKMNVGLVFLGMNLQRQPMSDLEFRNAISYAINYEEIVKIEALGYGSAPNRGFVPPTMEFYKETPKLEYNVEKAKQLLSEAGYKDNNGNGIIETADGKDIKIIMLIRSDYIRSGELVQDYLKEVGIDVTIKSVDTSTWISLKDKYYYDLTITRTTPWGMLMHAQWGTGYFDSRRTGEGVLHNLDDPEFLKICDNILSTTDAAKMQTYAYQVQDYYSENLPGIALYWNENITPYSKKYSGWYVDPLYGIYNTDTFLNLQKAS
- a CDS encoding helix-turn-helix transcriptional regulator translates to MTDCTIYNTLDIVGKKWSLLILLELYKGETKEKRFNELKKGLNGITPKILSLRLSELEVEGLILKKIDNSTVPIKCEYSLTESGEDFIHIIQEVKAWGLKWKFDNPACAGTFCKQCTLAFE
- a CDS encoding methyltransferase domain-containing protein, which encodes MNWSEEWNSSIKQSSYLKILNEKGISNNDFWEQLSYYDEFMAYSRYPGKILERISFFLSSKDTILDIGAGTGAFTIPLSELSNKILALDPSPHQLKILKDKAKTAKRNNILYLEKEWKDASKEELSGIDYSIAAYSFFEDDICSFLEKAISVSSKGIFFVFRAGRGDPLREFVYDTKNSVDFLHLYNILYEMGYIFNVEIFTSEYILPLSFVYRSYPYTNKTEDEIFNYLKNNGRITNESNSYQVLCQRKDALLYLIK
- a CDS encoding 4Fe-4S binding protein; translated protein: MVKREIINIDEERCNGCGLCVPNCPEGALQIIDGKARLVSDLFCDGLGACIGNCPEGAIFVEEREAEEYDEGKVMENIVKQGKNTIKAHLQHLKDHGADKYLKQAKDFLQERGIEDPTKESIHAHGASCPGSRIMEFSKEEKSVTEEGKRSSQLRQWPIQLHLLSPNAPYFIGKDVLLAADCTAFSIGDFHKDFLKGKTLAIACPKLDSGRDIYVEKIRKMIDEAKINTLTVLVMEVPCCSGLLQIAKKALDSATRKIPIKLIVVGIKGEIIKEEWI
- a CDS encoding ABC transporter permease, with protein sequence MKMRSKKVARYLIALFVIFSLNFIIPRLMPGDPITNLLGEDYVMTEESMQELREKMGLDKSLPLQYLDYWNDVFRFDFGYSYHFKAPVTSIILSRMKWTLLLLIPSILFGAIIGSLMGSFSGFKSSSKSFKSLTLIELAFYSTPTFFLSLLFLYLFSFKLGLFPIKGFYSTGGLINILHHFFLPITIMTLFLTSRNYMIMRGSVIQEKSKLYVVYAKAKGLSDSQVLFRHIFKNASLPLLTLLALDFGFILSGALFIEIIFSMNGMGNLIYDALLSRDYPILYGSFMIISIMVVLANAFVDILYSIIDQRVGDSL
- a CDS encoding cupin domain-containing protein, which gives rise to MEKGFWKDLNKTMQFPTEGIFSTVLALSKTYNYTLMCLSAGTSIDTHTSTKTGIVHVLKGTGTFKLEDEDIEMAPGVFIFMPKNAPHSLKAKDDLAILLGLTD
- a CDS encoding ABC transporter permease produces the protein MEETKKFATNKLNLNILGIAIFVSFLFIAIAAGIISPYNPWDRFEPYLSPTQSHILGTNDIGNDISSELLYGARVSLIVGFGASIIATFFGILIGLVSGYYRGLIDEILMAITDIYLMIPRIPLIIILAALMRPSFWIIMLLIGFLWWPTTARVVRSSTLQIRDASFILSAKSLGFKDRHIIFSDILPNIIHIIIPKFMLTIASAMFSEASISFLGLGDPTMKSWGMMLNFAFMKGGLINEMWWWYLPPGLCIVGVVFSLMLIGFSLEEKENIVMGLE
- a CDS encoding DUF1232 domain-containing protein encodes the protein MITFKELKEKTKSIETDIYALYKAYRDPRVPWYVKIIILFLLGYFISPIDLIPDFIPVIGYIDDILIISLTIYLIIKLIPAEVFQDCRNKAICEPISVKSKWIVTFSIVIIWFIAIYLVLRFLFPSFLA
- the cooS gene encoding anaerobic carbon-monoxide dehydrogenase catalytic subunit; translated protein: MEGDRVSYHESVKKMYEKIKDDKITNIWNRYEAQGFGGDPDKRCPFCQGGVRCDLCSNGPCRSDASIDKRGVCGITADGMAMRMMLLRNVLGTSTYQYHTEQTIKTLRATAKGETPFQIKEPSKLKSFAERLGIDTSGSINEIALSFCDFVEEDFNRKYSEPSQIVEILAPKERKESWKKLGIFPGGVHGEIMFSTSSCLTNVDGYYVSLALKAMRIGIAMAYQSQIVNEFTQDILFGIPRPHKMRVDLGVLDPDYVNVLPNGHEPFLGFAMIQLARKDEWQKKAKEVGAKGLRIIANIETGQEIIQRWEMDDVFYGFTGNWIMQEAIMASGCIDIFVADMNCSMPIDPIYAEKYKFKLVPASELVAFEGINERVDYLPKEAEKQAASLLQMAIDNFKDRRKSIDPVVGLPMKEAIVGFSTESIVEALGGTIEPLLNAIKDGTIRGVAGMVSCTSLRDSGQDVHTINMVKELIKRDILVLSLGCGNGAVQVGGLCSLDAKDMAGPGLKKLCALLNIPPVLSYGTCTDTGRLADLLGVISKALGDVPVTDLPVAAVAPEYMEQKATIDAVFALAFGLYTYVNPVPPVTGGPNLVKLLTVDCKDITGGVLNVEKDPVKASDGILSHIESKRKKLGI